Proteins from a genomic interval of Microbacterium abyssi:
- a CDS encoding NAD(P)H-dependent glycerol-3-phosphate dehydrogenase gives MTRKHPDARGPRVTVIGAGSWGTTFGKILADGGAQVTMWARRPEQALEIAEGKRNTKYLPGINLPRTMTATHELATAIDGADQVYLSVPSQSLRENLKGLRPLLENTDMPIVSLMKGVERASGLRMSQVIEQELACEPERIAVASGPNLALEIAREQPTAAVIASLSQETAETVARAARNSYFRTFVNTDVIGTEFGGVLKNLIAVAIGIVDGVGYGENTKASIITRGLVEMTDFAVANGAQPETLQGLAGLGDLIATCQSPLSRNNTAGRLLGQGYSYQDVVKQMNQTAEGLASVAPILQLARESDVHMPIVEQVKMVLDGRMNPRDIAPHLTTDDDTPQEERTNHGQADGGGALRRAFQRAFHQFRNSGRSAAGD, from the coding sequence TTGACTCGTAAGCACCCCGACGCCCGCGGCCCGCGGGTCACCGTCATCGGCGCCGGAAGCTGGGGAACGACCTTCGGCAAGATCCTCGCCGACGGCGGAGCGCAGGTCACCATGTGGGCGCGTCGCCCGGAGCAGGCGCTTGAGATCGCCGAGGGCAAGCGCAACACCAAGTATCTTCCCGGCATCAACCTGCCGCGCACGATGACCGCGACGCACGAGCTGGCCACCGCCATCGACGGCGCGGACCAGGTGTACCTATCGGTGCCGAGTCAGTCCCTGCGCGAGAACCTCAAGGGCCTGCGACCGCTGCTCGAGAACACCGACATGCCGATCGTCAGCCTCATGAAGGGCGTCGAACGCGCCAGCGGCCTGCGCATGAGCCAGGTCATCGAGCAGGAGCTGGCCTGCGAGCCCGAGCGCATCGCAGTGGCATCCGGACCGAACCTCGCGCTCGAGATCGCCCGGGAGCAGCCCACGGCCGCGGTCATCGCGTCACTCAGCCAGGAGACGGCCGAGACCGTCGCACGTGCGGCGCGCAACTCGTACTTCCGCACTTTCGTGAACACCGACGTCATCGGCACCGAGTTCGGCGGTGTCCTGAAGAACCTGATCGCCGTGGCCATCGGCATCGTCGACGGCGTCGGATACGGCGAGAACACCAAGGCCTCCATCATCACGCGAGGGCTCGTCGAGATGACCGACTTCGCCGTCGCGAACGGCGCGCAGCCCGAGACGCTCCAGGGTCTCGCCGGCCTCGGCGACCTGATCGCCACCTGCCAGTCGCCACTCAGCCGAAACAACACGGCCGGCCGCCTGCTCGGCCAGGGCTACAGCTATCAGGACGTCGTCAAGCAGATGAACCAGACCGCGGAGGGCCTGGCATCCGTCGCGCCGATCCTGCAGCTGGCCCGCGAATCCGACGTGCACATGCCCATCGTGGAGCAGGTGAAGATGGTGCTCGACGGCAGGATGAACCCGCGCGACATCGCGCCGCACCTGACGACCGACGACGACACTCCCCAGGAGGAGAGAACCAATCATGGACAAGCAGACGGTGGTGGTGCTCTTCGGCGGGCGTTCCAGCGAGCATTCCATCAGTTCCGCAACAGCGGGCGGAGTGCTGCAGGCGATTGA
- a CDS encoding lysophospholipid acyltransferase family protein, with protein MASASPEKTRPSLFWVLAVIVVPFVSYLAKMRFTGREKLPMKGPFVLAPNHYTEFDPLIVAAAVWKLGRAPRFMAKESLFRVPVVGAALRGTGMIPVARSSSRTASAQTIAQSRELVQDGRGVIVYPEGTLTRDPDLWPMRGKSGAVRLAMAGDIPLIPMAQWGTQQIMGRYQKGLKLWPPRKRVDIIIGDPVDLSDLKDRPNEPAAIAEATERLMNAITGLLEQIRHEKAPAKRWNPLDHGQKETGRLDS; from the coding sequence ATGGCTTCCGCATCGCCGGAGAAGACTCGGCCGAGCCTGTTCTGGGTGCTCGCGGTCATCGTGGTGCCCTTCGTCTCTTACCTTGCGAAGATGCGCTTCACGGGCCGCGAGAAGCTGCCGATGAAGGGCCCGTTCGTCCTCGCCCCTAACCACTACACGGAGTTCGATCCGCTGATCGTGGCCGCCGCGGTGTGGAAGCTCGGCCGCGCCCCCCGCTTCATGGCGAAGGAGAGCCTGTTCCGGGTCCCCGTGGTCGGTGCCGCGCTGCGCGGGACCGGCATGATCCCCGTCGCGCGATCCTCATCGCGCACGGCATCGGCCCAGACGATCGCGCAGTCGCGCGAGCTCGTCCAGGACGGTCGTGGTGTCATCGTCTATCCCGAGGGCACGCTGACGCGCGACCCCGACCTGTGGCCCATGCGCGGAAAGTCCGGTGCGGTCCGACTCGCGATGGCCGGCGACATCCCGCTGATCCCGATGGCGCAGTGGGGCACGCAGCAGATCATGGGGCGGTACCAGAAGGGCCTCAAGCTCTGGCCACCGCGCAAGCGGGTGGACATCATCATCGGCGATCCGGTCGACCTCAGCGATCTGAAGGACAGGCCGAACGAGCCCGCGGCGATTGCGGAAGCCACCGAACGGCTCATGAACGCCATCACCGGCCTGCTCGAGCAGATCCGTCATGAGAAGGCACCGGCGAAGCGCTGGAACCCCTTGGATCACGGCCAGAAGGAGACCGGGCGCCTTGACTCGTAA
- a CDS encoding TerC family protein, which produces MNIPLWFEITALVVLVLVLIGDLMLVRLRPHIPSTKESTLWVVFYVTLALVFAGLLYFIAGGQFAGEFLTGWALEYSLSIDNLFVFVLIMAQFSVPRRLQQQVLMVGILIAIILRGIFIVAGVAIIENFSPIFYVFGAFLIWTAIRQAMPEGDHEGEVKRENFIVRLLRRRIDISDEYDGPKLRTVVDGKKMWTPMIIVFVAIGVTDLMFAIDSIPAIFSITQNSFLVFTANIFALMGLRQLYFLLGDLLDRLRYLHYGIAVILGFIGIKLILHAMHVNELPFVNNGQHIEWAPDIPIWLSLTVIVASMGIATIASLIASSRERRRAPEELHPEPPTH; this is translated from the coding sequence TTGAACATCCCCCTCTGGTTCGAGATCACCGCTCTGGTGGTGCTCGTGCTCGTCCTCATCGGCGATCTGATGCTCGTGCGTCTGCGTCCCCACATCCCGTCGACCAAGGAGTCCACGCTCTGGGTCGTCTTCTACGTCACTCTGGCGCTGGTCTTCGCCGGTCTGCTGTACTTCATCGCCGGGGGCCAGTTCGCCGGGGAGTTCCTCACCGGCTGGGCACTGGAGTACAGCCTCTCGATCGACAACCTCTTCGTGTTCGTGCTGATCATGGCGCAGTTCTCGGTGCCGCGCCGCCTGCAGCAGCAGGTGCTGATGGTCGGCATCCTCATCGCCATCATCCTGCGCGGCATCTTCATCGTCGCCGGCGTCGCGATCATCGAGAACTTCTCGCCGATCTTCTACGTGTTCGGTGCGTTCCTGATCTGGACCGCCATCCGTCAGGCCATGCCGGAGGGCGACCACGAGGGCGAGGTCAAGCGGGAGAACTTCATCGTCCGTCTGCTTCGTCGCCGGATCGACATCAGCGACGAATACGACGGCCCGAAGCTCCGGACGGTCGTCGACGGCAAGAAGATGTGGACGCCGATGATCATCGTGTTCGTGGCGATCGGCGTCACCGATCTGATGTTCGCGATCGATTCGATCCCCGCGATCTTCAGCATCACCCAGAACAGCTTCCTCGTCTTCACCGCGAACATCTTCGCGCTCATGGGCCTGCGCCAGCTGTACTTCCTCCTCGGGGACCTGCTCGACCGCCTGCGCTACCTGCACTACGGCATCGCGGTGATTCTCGGCTTCATCGGCATCAAGCTCATCCTCCACGCGATGCACGTCAACGAGCTGCCGTTCGTCAACAACGGGCAGCACATCGAGTGGGCGCCGGACATCCCGATCTGGCTGTCGCTCACGGTGATCGTGGCCTCCATGGGAATCGCGACGATCGCGAGCCTCATCGCATCGTCGCGCGAGCGCCGACGCGCTCCCGAGGAGCTGCATCCCGAGCCACCGACGCACTGA
- a CDS encoding D-alanine--D-alanine ligase family protein: protein MDKQTVVVLFGGRSSEHSISSATAGGVLQAIDRDRFDVIPVGITREGAFVLEADDPAKFALDAAHLPEVVDNGSRVLWPEPGGDRTLRVVHADGSVADHGEIDVVLPILHGTHGEDGTIQGYFDTLEVPYAGGGVLDSALCMDKHFMKVVLESAGIAVAPWVTVRRRAWEQDAAALRSEIAKLGLPVFVKPARAGSSVGVSKVSESSELDAALEIAFAEDEKVLVETGITGREIEVAILETAAGVRASLPGEIVLTSRGFYDFEGKYLGGDGVDVVCPAELTETQVAAIQDIGVRAFQAVDGRGLARVDMFLTAGGELVVNELNTMPGFTPISMFPKCWVASGLSYGDLISELIEAGLRR, encoded by the coding sequence ATGGACAAGCAGACGGTGGTGGTGCTCTTCGGCGGGCGTTCCAGCGAGCATTCCATCAGTTCCGCAACAGCGGGCGGAGTGCTGCAGGCGATTGATCGCGATCGCTTCGACGTGATCCCGGTGGGGATCACCCGCGAGGGCGCCTTCGTCCTCGAGGCGGACGACCCGGCGAAGTTCGCTCTGGATGCCGCGCACCTGCCCGAGGTCGTCGACAACGGCTCGCGCGTGCTGTGGCCCGAGCCCGGCGGCGACCGGACGCTTCGCGTCGTGCACGCCGACGGATCTGTCGCAGATCACGGCGAGATCGACGTCGTGCTGCCGATCCTGCACGGCACGCACGGCGAGGACGGCACGATTCAGGGGTACTTCGACACACTCGAGGTGCCGTACGCCGGCGGCGGCGTGCTGGATTCAGCGCTGTGCATGGACAAGCACTTCATGAAGGTCGTGCTGGAGTCCGCAGGCATCGCCGTCGCCCCGTGGGTGACGGTCCGTCGTCGGGCGTGGGAGCAGGATGCCGCGGCACTGCGCTCCGAGATCGCGAAGCTCGGGCTGCCGGTGTTCGTGAAACCGGCGCGTGCGGGTTCCAGCGTCGGCGTGTCGAAGGTGTCGGAGTCGTCGGAACTGGATGCCGCTCTCGAGATCGCATTCGCGGAGGACGAGAAGGTGCTCGTCGAGACCGGGATCACCGGGCGCGAGATCGAGGTCGCGATCCTGGAGACCGCGGCCGGCGTGCGCGCGTCTCTGCCCGGCGAGATCGTGCTCACCTCGCGCGGCTTCTACGACTTCGAGGGGAAGTACCTCGGCGGCGACGGCGTCGATGTGGTGTGCCCCGCCGAGCTGACCGAGACGCAGGTCGCCGCGATCCAGGACATCGGCGTGCGGGCCTTCCAAGCGGTCGACGGACGCGGTCTCGCGCGCGTGGACATGTTCTTGACTGCGGGCGGCGAGCTCGTCGTCAACGAGCTCAACACCATGCCCGGCTTCACGCCCATCTCGATGTTCCCGAAGTGCTGGGTGGCGTCCGGCCTGAGCTACGGCGACCTGATCAGCGAGTTGATCGAGGCGGGCCTGCGACGCTGA
- the murA gene encoding UDP-N-acetylglucosamine 1-carboxyvinyltransferase, translating into MTTTARADLQDGVSALTGDVLAIRGGRPLRGRVDVKGAKNLATKAMVAALLGEDTSVLRDVPNLSDVAVVRSLLEVHGVRVTEGDEAGTLRLDPSDVESAHMEEIDAHAGASRIPILFCGPLLHRLGQAFIPDLGGCRIGDRPIDFHLDALRKFGATVEKLPSGIRLSTPGGRLHGANIHLPYPSVGATEQVLLTAVRAEGTTELRNAAIEPEIMDLIAVLQKMGAIISYEPNRVILIEGVETLRGYDHRSIFDRNEAASWASAALATDGEIFVGGAKQQEMLTFLNVFRKAGGWFDIREDGILFRRDGEVQPVVVETDVHPGFMTDWQQPLVVALTQANGRSVVHETVYENRMGFTQALVKMGADIVVHPHGLQDGPRRVPRRELEQAAVITGPTPLHGADIVVPDLRGGYSHVIAALTATGESRVSGVDILSRGYENFLAKLDALGADFDVIG; encoded by the coding sequence ATGACGACCACCGCGCGCGCTGACCTCCAGGATGGGGTATCTGCTTTGACCGGAGACGTGCTGGCGATTCGAGGAGGACGGCCGCTGCGTGGCCGCGTCGACGTGAAGGGGGCGAAGAACCTCGCCACCAAGGCTATGGTGGCGGCCCTCCTGGGCGAAGACACCAGCGTCCTGCGCGACGTGCCGAACCTCAGCGATGTCGCCGTCGTGCGCTCGCTCCTCGAGGTGCACGGCGTCCGCGTCACCGAGGGCGACGAGGCCGGCACGCTGCGACTCGACCCGAGCGACGTCGAGTCGGCCCATATGGAAGAGATCGACGCACACGCCGGGGCATCCCGGATCCCGATCCTCTTCTGCGGACCGCTGCTGCACCGGCTGGGCCAGGCGTTCATCCCCGACCTCGGCGGCTGCCGCATCGGCGACCGCCCGATCGACTTCCACCTCGATGCACTCCGCAAGTTCGGCGCAACGGTCGAGAAGCTGCCCAGCGGCATCCGTCTGTCCACGCCGGGCGGACGCCTGCACGGCGCGAACATCCACCTGCCGTACCCGAGCGTCGGTGCCACGGAGCAGGTGCTGCTCACCGCCGTCCGCGCAGAGGGCACGACAGAACTGCGCAACGCGGCCATCGAGCCGGAGATCATGGACCTGATCGCCGTGCTGCAGAAGATGGGCGCCATCATCTCCTACGAGCCGAACCGCGTCATCCTCATCGAGGGCGTCGAGACGCTCCGCGGCTACGATCACCGGTCGATCTTCGATCGCAACGAGGCGGCGTCCTGGGCATCCGCAGCGCTCGCGACGGACGGCGAGATCTTCGTCGGCGGCGCGAAGCAGCAGGAGATGCTCACGTTCCTCAACGTGTTCCGCAAGGCCGGTGGCTGGTTCGACATCCGCGAGGACGGCATCCTCTTCCGCCGTGACGGCGAAGTGCAGCCCGTCGTCGTCGAGACCGACGTGCACCCCGGGTTCATGACCGATTGGCAGCAGCCGCTGGTGGTCGCACTGACCCAGGCGAACGGCCGCTCCGTGGTGCACGAGACGGTGTACGAGAACCGGATGGGCTTCACGCAGGCGCTGGTCAAGATGGGCGCCGACATCGTCGTGCACCCGCACGGGCTGCAGGACGGCCCTCGCCGTGTCCCGCGCCGAGAACTCGAGCAGGCCGCCGTCATCACGGGTCCGACGCCGCTGCACGGCGCCGACATCGTCGTACCGGATCTGCGCGGCGGCTACAGCCACGTCATCGCCGCGCTCACCGCAACCGGCGAGTCGCGTGTCTCGGGCGTCGACATCCTGAGCCGGGGTTACGAGAACTTCCTGGCGAAGCTCGACGCCCTCGGTGCCGACTTCGACGTCATCGGCTGA
- the leuC gene encoding 3-isopropylmalate dehydratase large subunit, whose translation MTDAVPTVSSSRPRTLAEKVWDDHLVVKGENGEPDLIYIDLHLVHEVTSPQAFDGLRAEGRPLRRLDLTIATEDHNTPTLEIDKPIADLTSRTQIDTLRRNAEEFGVRLHSLGDAEQGIVHVVGPQLGLTMPGITVVCGDSHTSTHGAFGAMAFGIGTSEVEHVMATQTLPLKPFQTMAITVEGELKPGVSAKDIILAVIAKIGTGGGQGYVLEFRGSAIRALSMEGRMTICNMSIEAGARAGMVAPDETTFAYVKDKPHAPQGQDWEDAVAYWRTLPTDEGAVYDAEVFIDANELEPFVTWGTNPGQGSSLSAAVPDPAEIADPNERAAAERALEYMDLAPGTPLKDVPVDAVFMGSCTNSRIEDLRAFASIINGRKKADGVRVMVVPGSARVRLEAEAEGIDQIVKDFGAEWRFAGCSMCLGMNPDQLAPGERCASTSNRNFEGRQGKGGRTHLVSPLVAAATAVRGTLSSPSDLEVAHELVGA comes from the coding sequence ATGACCGATGCTGTTCCCACTGTTTCATCGAGCCGCCCGCGCACGCTGGCCGAGAAGGTCTGGGACGACCACCTCGTCGTCAAGGGCGAGAACGGTGAGCCCGACCTGATCTACATCGACCTGCATCTGGTGCACGAGGTCACGAGCCCTCAGGCGTTCGACGGGCTGCGCGCCGAAGGGCGGCCGCTTCGCCGGCTCGACCTGACGATTGCGACGGAGGATCACAACACCCCGACGCTCGAGATCGACAAGCCGATCGCCGATCTCACCAGCCGGACCCAGATCGACACGCTGCGCCGCAACGCCGAGGAGTTCGGCGTGCGCCTGCACTCGCTGGGCGATGCGGAGCAGGGCATCGTGCACGTCGTCGGTCCGCAGCTCGGGCTAACCATGCCCGGCATCACCGTCGTGTGCGGCGACTCGCACACCTCCACGCACGGCGCGTTCGGCGCGATGGCATTCGGCATCGGCACGAGTGAGGTCGAGCACGTCATGGCCACCCAGACGCTGCCGCTCAAGCCCTTCCAGACCATGGCGATCACCGTCGAAGGCGAGCTGAAGCCGGGTGTCAGCGCCAAGGACATCATCCTCGCCGTGATCGCGAAGATCGGTACAGGCGGAGGCCAGGGCTACGTGCTCGAGTTCCGCGGCAGCGCCATCCGCGCCCTCTCGATGGAGGGTCGCATGACGATCTGCAACATGTCGATCGAAGCGGGTGCCCGTGCCGGCATGGTCGCGCCCGATGAGACGACGTTCGCCTACGTCAAGGACAAGCCGCACGCGCCCCAGGGGCAGGACTGGGAGGATGCCGTCGCCTACTGGCGCACGCTCCCCACCGACGAGGGCGCGGTCTACGACGCCGAGGTGTTCATCGACGCGAACGAGCTCGAGCCGTTCGTCACCTGGGGCACGAATCCCGGCCAGGGCAGCTCGCTGTCCGCGGCTGTGCCGGACCCGGCCGAGATCGCCGACCCCAACGAGCGCGCCGCCGCCGAGCGCGCGCTCGAGTACATGGACCTCGCACCGGGGACGCCGCTGAAGGACGTGCCGGTGGATGCCGTGTTCATGGGCTCGTGCACGAACAGCCGCATCGAGGATCTGCGCGCGTTCGCGTCGATCATCAACGGGCGGAAGAAGGCCGACGGCGTCCGTGTCATGGTCGTCCCCGGCTCTGCGCGGGTGCGCCTGGAGGCCGAGGCCGAGGGCATCGATCAGATCGTCAAGGACTTCGGTGCCGAGTGGCGCTTCGCCGGATGCTCGATGTGCCTGGGCATGAACCCCGATCAGCTCGCTCCAGGCGAGCGCTGCGCATCCACCTCGAACCGCAACTTCGAAGGACGCCAGGGCAAGGGCGGCCGCACGCACCTCGTGTCACCGCTGGTCGCCGCCGCGACCGCGGTGCGCGGAACGCTGTCGAGTCCCAGCGATCTCGAGGTCGCGCACGAGCTGGTGGGAGCCTGA
- the leuD gene encoding 3-isopropylmalate dehydratase small subunit, whose translation MEKFTTHTGIAAPLKRSNVDTDQIIPAVFLKRVTKTGFDDALFYSWRQDEDFVLNQSAFHGASVLVAGSDFGTGSSREHAVWALRDFGFKVVLSPRFADIFRGNAGKQGLLAATISEEDLERIWAEIDEDPGAAITVDLEARTATIGDFQASIGVDDYTRWRLLEGLDDIGLTLRNEEKIAQFEARRESWRPRTLPVR comes from the coding sequence ATGGAGAAGTTCACCACCCACACCGGCATCGCCGCGCCGCTGAAGCGCTCGAACGTCGACACCGACCAGATCATCCCCGCCGTCTTCCTCAAGCGCGTCACCAAGACCGGCTTCGACGATGCGCTGTTCTACTCCTGGCGCCAGGATGAGGACTTCGTGCTGAATCAATCGGCCTTCCATGGCGCCTCGGTGCTCGTCGCGGGTTCCGACTTCGGCACGGGATCGAGTCGCGAGCACGCCGTGTGGGCGCTGCGCGACTTCGGCTTCAAGGTCGTCCTCAGCCCCCGTTTCGCCGACATCTTCCGCGGCAATGCCGGCAAGCAGGGCCTGCTCGCCGCGACCATCTCGGAAGAGGATCTCGAGCGGATCTGGGCTGAGATCGACGAGGATCCCGGCGCTGCGATCACGGTCGACCTCGAGGCGCGCACAGCCACCATCGGCGATTTCCAGGCCTCCATCGGCGTCGACGATTACACTAGATGGCGGCTCCTCGAAGGGCTCGATGACATCGGGCTCACGCTGCGCAACGAAGAGAAGATCGCGCAGTTCGAGGCCCGCCGCGAGTCGTGGCGGCCACGTACGCTCCCTGTTCGCTGA
- a CDS encoding catalase, producing MSTHEEHEITIPGRPAPQPPRQDEPHDGQAPPPKSDQSGPEVRTPTGARSADPQTAVAQQGTRLTTAQGTRLVDTDHSLKAGPRGPVLLQDHHLREKITHFDHERIPERVVHARGAAAHGRFESNGRGASITRAGFLQGGVVTRVFVRFSTVLGSRGSADTVRDTRGFATKFYTEEGVYDLVGNNIPVFFIQDAIKFPDVIHAGKPHPDREIPQAQSAHDTFWDFVSLHTEAQHHTIWNMSDRGIPRSYRMMQGFGIHTFRLIDDSGATVLVKFHWRPRLGTHGVTWEEAQLLAGKDPDFHRRDLADAIESGAFPQWDLAVQVFPDTEDQMFEGIDLLDPTKIVPEELAPLEVLGTMTLDRNPVNYFAETEQVAFHPGHLVPGIDVTNDPLLQGRLFSYIDTQITRLGGPNFAQIPINRPHAPVNDMLRDGMHQSAVHGGVAPYQPNSLDAGCPFLAGADENAFIDVPAPIAESRVQRAAPASFDDHFSQVRLFFRSLTGIEQQHVIDAYAFELGKCYEQTIKERQLRHLANIDESLCTAVAARLGLPTPAASIALDDVEPSPALRMVGEEWPVDGRVVGIVATAETDEAELTAVREQLHAAGVLPLVIAPTGGMIGGVPVQRSFDTATSVELDGVVVLTATDDRRAVAVLEEAFRHAKAIGIAEGAAEVLSSVGFDTDADGVSTGSASAVVAALLDLLPRHRVWQRAVDVPA from the coding sequence ATGTCCACTCATGAAGAGCACGAGATCACGATCCCCGGCCGTCCGGCGCCGCAGCCGCCCCGGCAGGACGAACCGCACGATGGTCAGGCGCCACCGCCCAAGTCCGATCAGTCCGGTCCGGAAGTGCGTACGCCGACAGGGGCGCGAAGTGCCGACCCGCAGACGGCTGTCGCGCAACAGGGCACCCGCCTCACGACGGCGCAGGGCACGCGACTCGTCGACACTGATCATTCCCTCAAGGCGGGACCTCGCGGGCCCGTTCTGCTGCAGGATCACCACCTCCGCGAGAAGATCACGCACTTCGACCACGAGCGCATCCCGGAGCGCGTCGTTCATGCGCGCGGCGCGGCGGCACACGGACGTTTCGAGTCGAACGGCCGTGGGGCGTCCATCACCCGGGCCGGCTTCCTGCAGGGCGGTGTGGTCACGCGGGTGTTCGTGCGCTTCTCCACCGTGCTCGGATCGCGCGGTTCTGCCGACACCGTGCGTGACACTCGCGGTTTCGCGACGAAGTTCTACACCGAAGAAGGCGTGTACGACCTCGTGGGCAACAACATCCCGGTTTTCTTCATCCAGGATGCCATCAAGTTTCCCGACGTGATCCACGCCGGGAAACCGCATCCGGATCGCGAGATCCCGCAGGCGCAATCGGCGCACGACACGTTCTGGGACTTCGTCTCGCTGCACACCGAGGCCCAGCATCACACGATCTGGAACATGTCCGACCGCGGCATCCCTCGCTCCTATCGCATGATGCAGGGCTTCGGCATCCACACCTTCCGCTTGATCGACGACTCCGGGGCGACGGTGCTCGTGAAATTCCACTGGCGACCCCGACTCGGTACCCACGGCGTCACCTGGGAGGAAGCGCAGCTTCTGGCGGGGAAGGATCCCGACTTCCATCGGCGGGATCTCGCGGACGCCATCGAATCCGGCGCCTTCCCGCAGTGGGACCTCGCCGTTCAGGTCTTCCCGGACACCGAGGACCAGATGTTCGAGGGGATCGATCTGCTCGATCCGACCAAGATCGTCCCGGAGGAGCTCGCCCCGCTGGAGGTGCTCGGCACGATGACGCTCGACCGCAATCCGGTGAACTACTTCGCCGAGACCGAGCAGGTGGCGTTCCATCCCGGCCACCTCGTCCCGGGGATCGACGTCACGAACGACCCCCTTCTGCAGGGCCGGCTGTTCTCCTACATCGACACGCAGATCACGCGCCTGGGCGGGCCCAACTTCGCGCAGATTCCGATCAATCGACCGCATGCGCCGGTGAACGACATGCTGCGCGACGGCATGCATCAATCGGCTGTGCACGGCGGCGTCGCGCCGTACCAGCCGAACTCGCTGGATGCCGGATGCCCGTTCCTCGCCGGCGCAGACGAGAACGCGTTCATCGACGTTCCCGCGCCGATCGCCGAGAGCCGCGTCCAGCGCGCAGCACCTGCGAGCTTCGACGACCATTTCTCGCAGGTGCGGCTCTTCTTCCGCAGTCTCACGGGCATCGAGCAGCAGCATGTCATCGACGCCTACGCGTTCGAACTCGGCAAGTGCTACGAGCAGACGATCAAGGAGCGCCAGCTGCGGCACCTCGCGAACATCGACGAGAGCCTGTGCACAGCAGTGGCGGCCCGCCTCGGGCTGCCGACTCCTGCCGCTTCCATCGCACTCGACGATGTCGAGCCCAGCCCCGCGCTGCGGATGGTCGGAGAGGAATGGCCCGTTGACGGGCGCGTCGTCGGCATCGTGGCGACCGCCGAGACCGACGAGGCCGAGCTCACGGCGGTCCGGGAACAACTGCACGCGGCGGGCGTGCTTCCACTCGTGATCGCCCCGACCGGCGGGATGATCGGAGGAGTTCCCGTGCAGCGGAGTTTCGACACCGCGACGAGCGTCGAACTCGACGGCGTCGTGGTGCTGACCGCGACCGATGATCGCCGGGCCGTCGCCGTCCTCGAGGAGGCATTCCGGCATGCGAAGGCGATCGGAATCGCGGAGGGTGCAGCAGAGGTGCTGAGCTCCGTCGGCTTCGACACCGACGCCGACGGCGTGTCGACCGGGAGTGCGAGCGCTGTCGTCGCGGCGCTGCTCGACCTGCTGCCGCGCCACCGGGTGTGGCAGAGGGCGGTGGACGTCCCGGCCTGA
- a CDS encoding DUF3515 family protein yields the protein MSRRLATAALLLLGTALLGGCSTTVHMEPAADANNPLCAEVTVGLRNADTIADLDRRWTDAQSTAAWGEPGADSAILLRCGVTVPGPTAELQCVTLEGVDWLVDASETPFLRLTTYGRDPAVQLYIDTGAVSSNDVISSRGLIGAVTSVPSDGRCTTPDELDQDLQDLLG from the coding sequence ATGTCCCGTCGCCTTGCCACCGCCGCCCTCCTGCTGCTCGGAACGGCGCTTCTGGGCGGCTGCTCGACGACGGTGCACATGGAACCTGCCGCAGACGCGAACAACCCGCTGTGCGCCGAGGTGACGGTCGGGCTGCGGAACGCGGACACCATCGCCGACCTGGATCGCCGCTGGACCGACGCGCAGTCCACAGCGGCCTGGGGCGAACCGGGAGCGGATTCGGCGATCCTCTTGCGCTGCGGAGTCACTGTGCCCGGTCCCACGGCCGAGCTGCAGTGCGTCACCCTCGAGGGCGTGGACTGGCTGGTCGACGCTTCGGAGACCCCGTTCCTGCGACTGACGACCTACGGCCGTGATCCTGCTGTGCAGCTGTACATCGACACCGGGGCCGTCAGCTCGAACGACGTCATCAGCAGCCGCGGCCTCATCGGGGCAGTGACGAGCGTCCCCTCGGACGGCAGGTGCACGACCCCCGACGAGCTCGACCAGGATCTGCAGGACCTGCTCGGCTGA